A genomic region of Podarcis raffonei isolate rPodRaf1 chromosome 13, rPodRaf1.pri, whole genome shotgun sequence contains the following coding sequences:
- the LTB4R gene encoding leukotriene B4 receptor 1, with the protein MSASNITQNATSALSPLPGAVVGLTVLSLAFILGFPGNAFVVWSAGCVVRKRTVTCLLILHLAIADLAVLLTAPVFLRFLSAGNWELGKAVCKACHYICGVSMYGSVFLIALMSLDRCLAISKPFISQKIRTKRTTWLLVLAIWVAAVFLAIPVLFYRKVIFWENRYICLILHPTTNHLIFHNLFETITGFVVPFAAVLYSYGTIGLRLKETRFRRKRRTNHLIGLIVLAFAIFWLPYHTVNLLDVAAVWSGSENVKEAAKMARPTLVALAFFSSSVNPILYAFSGSSFIRSAGFGFMAKLFEGTASEVSSYRRGTSRDHQYQADAKLATLNNVSPESMTMSTNPVENGSSREHEDTFKPLKSP; encoded by the coding sequence ATGAGCGCTTCCAACATCACCCAGAATGCAACATCAGCGCTATCGCCCTTGCCAGGCGCGGTAGTTGGCCTAACTGTGCTCTCTCTCGCCTTCATTCTGGGCTTCCCTGGCAATGCTTTTGTGGTTTGGAGCGCAGGCTGTGTTGTCCGCAAGCGTACGGTCACGTGCCTCCTCATCCTTCACCTGGCCATAGCTGACTTGGCAGTGCTGCTCACGGCGCCCGTATTCCTGCGATTTCTAAGCGCTGGGAACTGGGAACTCGGCAAGGCGGTCTGCAAAGCCTGCCATTACATCTGTGGGGTCAGCATGTACGGCAGCGTGTTTCTCATCGCCCTCATGAGCTTGGACCGCTGCTTAGCTATCTCCAAGCCCTTCATCTCACAGAAGATACGCACCAAACGTACCACATGGCTTCTGGTTTTGGCAATTTGGGTGGCTGCTGTTTTCTTGGCCATCCCTGTACTTTTCTACAGAAAGGTGATTTTTTGGGAAAATAGGTATATTTGTTTAATCCTTCACCCCACAACCAATCATTTGATCTTCCACAATCTCTTCGAAACCATCACTGGGTTTGTGGTGCCTTTTGCTGCCGTGCTCTACAGCTATGGAACCATTGGCCTACGGCTGAAAGAGACCCGTTTCCGTCGGAAACGCCGTACAAACCACCTCATTGGACTTATTGTGCTGGCCTTTGCTATTTTCTGGCTCCCTTATCACACGGTGAACCTTCTGGATGTGGCTGCTGTGTGGAGCGGCTCTGAAAATGTAAAAGAAGCCGCTAAGATGGCTAGGCCGACCTTGGTGGCTCTCGCCTTCTTCAGCAGTAGCGTCAACCCCATCCTTTACGCCTTCAGCGGCAGCTCTTTCATTCGGTCAGCCGGCTTTGGATTCATGGCCAAACTCTTTGAAGGAACTGCCTCAGAAGTGTCCAGCTACAGGCGTGGTACCAGTCGGGACCATCAGTACCAGGCAGACGCCAAGTTGGCCACCTTAAATAATGTGAGTCCCGAGTCTATGACCATGTCTACTAACCCAGTGGAGAATGGATCATCTCGAGAACATGAAGATACTTTTAAACCTCTCAAGTCACCTTGA
- the LOC128399750 gene encoding leukotriene B4 receptor 2-like codes for MESPAPLSSGATNNCTHTSGNSTLLSSPTSSVTGIVFLLLAALIGLPGNLFVIWSILWKMKPSHRSVTCLLVVNLAVADGVVLLLTPFFITFLIFKNWLFSLAVCKGVYYLCCINMFASIFIITLMSVDRCLAVNQPYFSQAIRKKHLVVKILSGIWVAAILLSIPALLFRQVVKDPSGRYICEPCHPRPSLTIFHFTLETVVAFVIPFTIIVSCYSAVLIRLRGVKRRQGARTEKLIVAIVICFAVLWVPYHIVNVLQVASNLSSGRTAERLGQAWKSGRAGATALAFLSSSINPVLYVFVAGNLIKTSGANFIAQFFEGASDGLGRRSQSHKNLAKDLVVVAGAAMGMDQQPLESCDGLDKDQDGGPGLGGTREQLGYRHS; via the exons AT GGAGTCCCCAGCCCCTCTTTCCAGTGGTGCCACCAACAACTGCACCCACACCTCTGGAAACAGCACCCTCCTGTCTTCCCCGACCTCCAGTGTGACTGGCATTGTCTTCCTACTCCTGGCTGCCCTTATCGGGCTGCCCGGAAACCTCTTTGTCATTTGGAGTATCCTCTGGAAGATGAAGCCGAGCCACCGCTCAGTCACCTGCCTCCTAGTCGTTAATTTGGCAGTGGCCGATGGGGTCGTGCTTCTCCTCACTCCTTTCTTCATCACCTTCCTCATCTTCAAGAACTGGCTATTCAGCCTAGCAGTTTGCAAAGGGGTCTACTACCTGTGCTGCATCAACATGTTTGCCAGCATATTCATCATCACCCTCATGAGCGTGGACCGGTGTCTCGCAGTCAACCAGCCCTACTTCTCCCAAGCCATTCGCAAGAAGCACTTGGTGGTCAAGATCCTGTCAGGGATTTGGGTGGCGGCCATTTTGTTATCCATCCCGGCCCTCCTTTTCCGACAAGTAGTCAAGGATCCCTCAGGGAGGTACATCTGTGAGCCCTGCCACCCCAGGCCGAGCCTGACCATCTTCCACTTCACCTTGGAAACCGTGGTGGCCTTTGTGATACCCTTCACCATCATCGTCAGCTGCTATTCTGCCGTTTTGATCCGCCTAAGGGGAGTGAAGCGGAGACAGGGGGCTCGGACCGAGAAGCTCATTGTCGCCATTGTCATCTGCTTTGCTGTCCTCTGGGTACCCTACCACATCGTCAACGTGCTCCAGGTAGCTTCTAACCTGTCATCAGGGCGGACAGCGGAACGACTGGGGCAGGCTTGGAAGAGTGGCAGGGCAGGTGCCACAGCCTTGGCATTCCTCAGCAGCAGCATCAACCCTGTGCTCTATGTCTTCGTGGCTGGGAACCTTATCAAGACCTCAGGGGCCAACTTCATCGCCCAGTTCTTTGAGGGGGCATCCGATGGGCTCGGCAGAAGATCCCAGTCCCACAAAAACCTGGCCAAAGacttggtggtggtggcaggagcTGCCATGGGCATGGACCAGCAGCCCCTGGAGAGTTGTGACGGACTGGACAAGGACCAAGACGGAGGGCCGGGTCTTGGTGGCACAAGAGAGCAGCTCGGATACAGACACTCCTAG